The following coding sequences are from one Enterococcus sp. 4G2_DIV0659 window:
- a CDS encoding class D sortase, whose translation MKQLKRVGAFIYVPLLFMCFGYLIIYIIGAPVINFASSAVDLISLNDAPSFDQKGTNLFAQRDKVKKQLSSDKVADKSDDKTENKSEGQATGNSVDGKHAATGEQTSEQGKLSSSNMVYPVGGDQFGEVVIDKVGINEPLFYGDSEEILRLGAGQYIGSMIPGDLGTTLIGGHNLPSFGKIYYLEPGDEVSVHTHYGDYTYRVTDIKIANYKDPSINTKLGDRSKRSLILYTCYPLDAIGLTPERVFVSADYVSGPIIDEKS comes from the coding sequence ATGAAACAACTAAAAAGAGTAGGGGCATTTATTTATGTGCCTCTTCTCTTTATGTGTTTTGGCTATCTCATTATTTACATAATTGGTGCACCTGTCATTAATTTCGCTTCATCAGCTGTGGATCTGATTTCATTGAATGATGCCCCGTCTTTTGATCAAAAGGGAACAAATCTTTTTGCACAAAGGGACAAAGTAAAAAAACAATTATCATCCGACAAAGTAGCAGACAAATCAGATGATAAGACAGAGAATAAATCAGAAGGTCAGGCGACTGGCAACTCGGTTGATGGCAAACACGCTGCAACTGGAGAACAAACATCTGAACAAGGAAAACTATCCTCTTCTAATATGGTCTATCCAGTAGGTGGCGATCAATTTGGTGAGGTAGTAATCGATAAAGTAGGAATTAATGAACCATTATTCTATGGAGATAGTGAAGAAATTTTACGTTTGGGCGCAGGACAGTATATCGGTAGTATGATTCCAGGCGACTTAGGAACTACCTTGATCGGTGGTCATAATCTGCCATCATTTGGAAAAATTTATTATTTGGAACCTGGAGACGAAGTAAGCGTTCACACGCATTATGGTGATTATACATATCGTGTGACAGATATAAAGATTGCGAACTATAAAGATCCGTCAATAAACACCAAATTAGGTGACCGCTCTAAACGATCACTGATTCTATATACTTGTTACCCATTAGATGCGATTGGATTAACGCCGGAACGAGTATTTGTTTCTGCAGATTATGTATCTGGTCCAATCATTGATGAGAAGTCATAA
- a CDS encoding CBS and ACT domain-containing protein produces MSVSDFMTTELIIAQPEMKIFDAVDLMKKNNIHRLPVEKDGKLIGLITEGTIQSAMPSKATSLSVYEVNYLLNKTTVEDVMVKQVQTIKPEASLEDGIFQMRQNNIGVLPVIDETDKLVGIITNNDIFDAFLKITGYHDGGTRIQLRIPEDHKGILADITKLLADNDFSILTVVVNRKEQETIIELQIESQQTNQLKTLLKEAGYDVFEAVLLSQKK; encoded by the coding sequence ATGAGCGTAAGTGATTTTATGACAACTGAATTAATCATTGCACAACCAGAAATGAAAATTTTTGATGCTGTTGATTTGATGAAAAAAAATAATATCCATCGATTGCCTGTAGAAAAAGACGGGAAACTTATAGGATTAATCACAGAAGGAACGATTCAATCCGCGATGCCTTCAAAAGCAACAAGCTTAAGTGTTTATGAAGTAAATTATTTGTTAAATAAAACAACCGTTGAAGATGTCATGGTAAAACAGGTTCAAACAATCAAACCAGAAGCTTCACTAGAAGATGGCATCTTTCAAATGCGCCAAAATAATATTGGTGTTCTCCCTGTTATTGACGAAACAGACAAACTAGTAGGTATTATTACAAACAATGACATTTTTGATGCTTTTTTAAAAATTACGGGATACCATGATGGCGGAACGAGAATCCAGCTTCGGATTCCAGAAGATCATAAAGGCATTTTAGCAGATATCACAAAACTATTGGCGGATAATGATTTTAGTATTTTGACCGTTGTTGTCAATCGCAAAGAACAAGAAACAATAATTGAGTTACAGATTGAAAGTCAACAAACCAATCAACTAAAAACACTTCTAAAAGAAGCAGGATATGATGTTTTTGAAGCTGTACTTCTGTCACAAAAAAAATAA
- a CDS encoding ABC transporter ATP-binding protein: MLTIENLSVHYGVIQAVKDVSFNVEQGEIVSLIGANGAGKTTILRTISGLNRPSKGSITFEGQPIQKMLPQKIVASGLCQVPEGRHVFSGLTVQENLEMGAFLRKDNELKKDYEMIFDRFPILKERKNQDASTLSGGEQQMLAMGRALMSKPKLLLLDEPSMGLAPIFIQEIFNIIKEINKQGTTVLLIEQNAKMALSIADRGYVLETGSVVLSGRGEELLNSEEVKKAYLGG; encoded by the coding sequence ATGTTGACAATAGAAAATTTATCCGTGCATTATGGTGTAATACAAGCGGTTAAAGATGTGAGTTTTAATGTAGAACAAGGAGAAATCGTATCATTGATTGGTGCTAATGGTGCAGGGAAAACAACAATCCTAAGAACAATCTCCGGGTTGAATCGTCCGTCAAAAGGAAGCATTACTTTTGAAGGTCAGCCAATTCAAAAAATGCTTCCGCAAAAAATCGTAGCCTCAGGTCTTTGCCAAGTACCAGAAGGACGCCATGTTTTCTCTGGATTAACTGTTCAAGAAAATTTAGAAATGGGTGCCTTTTTAAGAAAAGATAATGAATTAAAAAAAGATTACGAGATGATTTTTGATCGTTTTCCTATTTTAAAAGAAAGAAAAAATCAAGATGCGTCTACCTTATCAGGTGGTGAGCAGCAGATGCTTGCAATGGGAAGAGCATTGATGTCCAAACCTAAGCTATTATTACTGGATGAACCATCGATGGGGTTAGCACCCATATTTATACAAGAAATTTTTAATATTATAAAAGAAATAAATAAACAAGGAACAACTGTTTTGTTGATTGAACAAAATGCAAAAATGGCGTTATCCATTGCAGATCGAGGCTATGTTTTGGAAACAGGTTCGGTCGTTTTAAGTGGTCGTGGCGAAGAATTATTAAACAGTGAAGAAGTGAAAAAAGCATATTTAGGAGGTTAA
- a CDS encoding ABC transporter ATP-binding protein, giving the protein MPLLNVSNLTKNFGGLAAVSNVNITLEQNELIGLIGPNGAGKTTLFNLLTGVYEPSEGTVVLDLSGKEQVLNGMKPYKIADMGLSRTFQNIRLFKDLTVMDNVLIAMNSKNKEGIISSILRLPAFYKKEEEMKTKVFELLAIFGLEDKAQTLAKNLPYGEQRRLEIVRALATQPKILFLDEPAAGMNPQETADLTKLIRKIQKEFQITIVLIEHDMSLVMDVCQRIYVLEYGRIIAEGKPEAIKNDSRVIEAYLGGEL; this is encoded by the coding sequence ATGCCTCTACTGAACGTTAGTAATTTAACTAAAAACTTCGGCGGATTAGCTGCTGTATCTAATGTAAATATTACATTAGAACAAAACGAATTGATTGGGTTGATCGGTCCTAATGGTGCAGGGAAAACAACTTTGTTTAATCTTCTGACTGGTGTATATGAACCAAGCGAAGGTACTGTGGTTCTGGATTTATCAGGTAAAGAACAAGTATTAAATGGAATGAAACCATATAAAATTGCTGATATGGGATTAAGCAGAACCTTTCAAAATATTCGTTTATTTAAAGATTTAACGGTTATGGATAATGTATTGATTGCCATGAATAGTAAAAATAAAGAAGGCATTATTTCAAGTATTTTGAGATTACCCGCTTTTTATAAAAAAGAAGAAGAAATGAAAACGAAAGTGTTTGAGCTTCTTGCTATTTTTGGTTTAGAAGATAAGGCACAGACCTTAGCGAAAAACTTGCCATATGGGGAACAAAGACGTTTGGAAATTGTACGTGCCTTAGCAACTCAGCCGAAGATATTGTTCTTGGATGAACCCGCAGCTGGAATGAATCCGCAAGAAACGGCTGATTTGACTAAATTGATTCGGAAAATTCAAAAAGAATTCCAGATCACTATTGTATTGATTGAACATGATATGAGTCTAGTCATGGATGTTTGTCAAAGAATTTATGTCTTAGAATACGGTAGAATTATTGCAGAAGGAAAACCTGAAGCAATTAAAAATGATTCGCGAGTAATCGAAGCCTATCTTGGAGGTGAACTATAA
- a CDS encoding branched-chain amino acid ABC transporter permease has product MKKNLKYNIVWLLIAAAAYAFIYVLYLTGVITPFTEYTLITIGINIMLALGLNLIIGFSGQFSLGHAGFTAIGAYSAAIMSVNYPTMSGFLSGVLLGIVLSGIVALVVGIPTLRLKGDYLAIATLGISEIIRIIIINMKDVTNGPAGIFGIPPMVNWSLVFGFVVIVTLIIVNFIHSGPGRATMAIREDEIAAESMGVNTTKYKVIAFIIGAVTASVAGAIYSSYVQTIAPKDFGFMKSIDVLIIVVFGGIGSVTGTFISAIVLGILNMFLQDAGALRMIIYALALIIIMIFKPGGLLGTWEFSVKKLVNKKEDKSNASTER; this is encoded by the coding sequence ATGAAAAAGAATTTAAAATATAATATTGTCTGGCTTTTAATTGCGGCTGCTGCTTATGCCTTTATTTATGTATTATATCTAACGGGTGTCATCACACCTTTTACCGAATATACATTAATTACAATTGGTATCAATATTATGCTGGCATTAGGGTTAAATTTAATCATCGGTTTTTCCGGTCAGTTTTCATTAGGACATGCAGGGTTTACGGCGATCGGTGCTTACAGTGCTGCGATTATGTCTGTCAACTATCCAACAATGAGCGGCTTTTTAAGTGGTGTGTTGTTAGGAATTGTATTATCAGGGATTGTAGCTTTAGTAGTTGGTATTCCTACTTTGAGACTTAAAGGGGATTACTTAGCGATTGCCACATTAGGTATTTCAGAAATTATTCGAATCATCATTATCAATATGAAAGACGTTACGAATGGACCAGCGGGGATTTTTGGGATTCCGCCAATGGTCAACTGGTCATTAGTCTTTGGTTTTGTAGTGATCGTGACATTAATTATTGTGAATTTTATCCATAGCGGTCCTGGACGAGCAACAATGGCTATTAGAGAAGATGAGATAGCGGCTGAATCAATGGGTGTGAATACAACAAAATATAAAGTGATTGCCTTTATCATTGGTGCTGTTACGGCTAGCGTAGCAGGAGCGATTTATTCTAGTTATGTTCAAACAATTGCACCAAAAGATTTTGGTTTTATGAAGTCGATTGATGTGTTGATTATCGTTGTGTTTGGTGGAATTGGTAGTGTAACTGGCACATTTATCTCAGCGATTGTTCTAGGTATTTTAAATATGTTTTTACAAGATGCAGGTGCGTTACGGATGATTATCTATGCGTTAGCCTTAATTATTATTATGATTTTTAAACCTGGCGGACTTTTAGGAACATGGGAATTTTCTGTAAAAAAATTAGTGAATAAAAAGGAGGATAAATCAAATGCCTCTACTGAACGTTAG
- a CDS encoding branched-chain amino acid ABC transporter permease: MEVVIQQLVNGLFLGSIYALLALGYTMVYGIIKLINFAHGEIYMLGGFMGYFFINKLSLGFFQALILSMAGAAVIGVVIEFLAYRPLRKSTRIAALITAIGVSFLLQNGMIYWLGPEKKSFPQAIEFKSYQLGFIQITNIQVLILVISLVLMVALQLIVKKTKMGKAMRAVSVDADAAQLMGINVNRTISFTFALGSALAAAAGMLIGLYYNSIDPMMGVVPGLKSFVAAVLGGIGIIPGAALGGFVIGLLETLTIALGFSDYKDAVVYALLIIILLIRPAGILGKNIKEKV, encoded by the coding sequence ATGGAAGTAGTTATCCAACAACTAGTAAATGGGCTTTTTCTAGGTAGTATTTATGCTTTATTGGCTTTAGGCTATACAATGGTTTATGGCATTATCAAATTAATTAACTTTGCCCATGGAGAAATCTATATGTTGGGCGGTTTTATGGGGTATTTTTTCATCAATAAATTAAGCTTAGGCTTTTTCCAAGCGTTGATTTTATCCATGGCAGGAGCTGCAGTGATTGGGGTAGTGATTGAATTTTTAGCGTATCGACCACTCCGGAAATCAACGAGAATTGCAGCCTTGATTACAGCAATTGGTGTTTCGTTTTTACTACAAAACGGCATGATCTATTGGTTAGGACCAGAAAAAAAATCATTCCCTCAGGCAATCGAATTTAAAAGCTATCAACTAGGATTTATTCAAATTACAAATATTCAAGTACTTATTTTAGTTATCTCTCTAGTATTGATGGTTGCGTTGCAATTGATTGTTAAAAAGACCAAAATGGGAAAAGCGATGCGTGCAGTATCCGTTGATGCAGATGCAGCACAGCTAATGGGGATCAATGTGAATCGGACGATTTCATTTACGTTTGCTTTAGGTTCCGCTTTAGCAGCAGCAGCAGGTATGTTGATTGGGTTGTATTATAATTCGATTGATCCGATGATGGGTGTAGTACCAGGACTTAAGTCTTTTGTAGCGGCTGTTTTAGGTGGAATTGGGATTATCCCTGGTGCGGCTCTTGGAGGATTTGTGATTGGCTTGTTAGAGACATTAACCATTGCTTTAGGTTTTTCAGATTATAAAGACGCAGTAGTGTATGCTTTATTGATTATTATATTATTGATTCGTCCAGCAGGTATTTTGGGCAAAAACATTAAAGAGAAAGTGTAG
- a CDS encoding ABC transporter substrate-binding protein: MKKFSFLFASLFLLAACGPAAGGGASGGGNKVEGDTIKIGMNMELSGDVSAYGNAEKEGIKLAVEEINDAGGVLGKKLELIEKDNKSENGEATSVAANLTAKDKVVAVIGPATSGATKATIPNMTKAAVPVITPSGTDDSITLVNDKVQEYIFRACFQDTFQGVILANYAQNNLKAKNVVIIGDNSSDYAIGLTKSFKETYKGKITKEETFTAGDKDFQAILTKIKDLDYDAIYIPGYYAEAGLIIKQAREMGINKPILGADGFGDEKLVEIAGAKNVSDVYYTGHFSEEAPATDKVKPFVEAFKKKYDKQPSAFNALGYDSVYMLKQAMEDKDSADSKDITEGLASLKDFVGVTGKMTMDKDHNPEKSVVVLGMTNGKESSAEAVNP; the protein is encoded by the coding sequence ATGAAAAAATTCAGTTTTTTATTTGCTAGTCTATTTTTACTAGCAGCATGTGGACCAGCTGCTGGAGGTGGCGCAAGTGGCGGTGGAAATAAAGTTGAAGGTGACACAATCAAAATTGGAATGAACATGGAACTTTCTGGGGATGTATCGGCGTATGGGAATGCTGAAAAAGAAGGAATTAAATTAGCGGTTGAAGAAATCAACGATGCAGGCGGTGTTCTTGGCAAAAAATTAGAATTGATTGAAAAAGACAATAAATCAGAAAATGGTGAAGCAACATCTGTTGCGGCCAATTTAACCGCCAAAGATAAAGTGGTTGCAGTGATTGGACCTGCAACATCAGGTGCAACAAAAGCAACCATTCCAAATATGACAAAAGCAGCAGTACCAGTGATCACACCATCTGGAACAGATGATAGTATCACTCTTGTAAATGATAAAGTACAAGAATATATTTTTAGAGCATGTTTCCAAGATACGTTCCAAGGTGTTATCTTAGCAAATTACGCTCAAAATAATTTAAAAGCAAAAAATGTGGTAATCATTGGTGATAATTCAAGTGATTATGCCATTGGCTTAACAAAATCATTTAAAGAAACATATAAAGGAAAAATCACTAAAGAAGAGACGTTCACAGCTGGTGACAAAGATTTCCAAGCGATCTTGACTAAAATCAAAGACCTTGATTACGATGCAATTTACATTCCAGGGTATTATGCTGAAGCAGGCTTAATTATCAAGCAAGCACGTGAAATGGGCATCAACAAACCAATTCTTGGCGCAGACGGATTCGGAGATGAGAAATTAGTAGAAATCGCTGGGGCTAAAAATGTCTCTGATGTTTATTATACAGGGCACTTCTCAGAAGAAGCACCAGCTACAGATAAAGTAAAACCATTCGTAGAAGCATTCAAGAAAAAATATGACAAACAACCATCTGCATTTAACGCTTTAGGTTACGATTCTGTCTATATGTTAAAACAAGCAATGGAAGACAAAGATTCAGCTGATTCAAAAGATATCACTGAAGGGTTAGCCTCATTGAAAGATTTCGTTGGTGTTACAGGAAAAATGACAATGGACAAAGACCACAATCCTGAAAAATCAGTGGTTGTATTAGGAATGACGAATGGAAAAGAAAGCTCTGCAGAAGCTGTAAATCCTTAA
- a CDS encoding ROK family protein, translated as MAILAFDFGGSAVKYGIWNGQEITDKGKFITPKTWDEMKASLYDVYDGITQKVEGVAFSAPGVVDVQKQMINGISAIPYIHKFNIFKELEELFKLPVSIENDANCAGMAEIYEGVAKGKKEVVFVVVGTGIGGAIFHKGKIVKGAHLYGGEFGLMYLSGGETFSKLGTAVQMAWRYCERKGVDKEAFSGEDVFAFAKAGDEVALEEVNNFYEYLTQGLFSIQFSLDPEMIVLGGGVSAKKGLLDEINQRMKVKLAHFELHDFIPQIVACEFKNDANLIGAAANFLANQN; from the coding sequence ATGGCTATTTTAGCGTTTGATTTTGGAGGTTCAGCAGTAAAATATGGAATTTGGAACGGTCAAGAAATAACGGACAAAGGAAAATTTATAACACCAAAAACATGGGATGAAATGAAAGCGTCGTTATACGATGTATATGATGGAATCACTCAAAAAGTAGAAGGTGTTGCATTCAGTGCACCAGGCGTAGTGGATGTCCAAAAACAAATGATTAACGGAATTTCAGCGATTCCTTATATCCATAAATTCAATATATTTAAAGAACTAGAGGAGTTATTTAAACTTCCTGTCTCAATCGAAAACGATGCAAATTGTGCAGGAATGGCAGAAATTTACGAAGGTGTTGCCAAGGGCAAAAAAGAAGTTGTATTCGTTGTCGTAGGAACTGGAATCGGTGGTGCAATTTTTCATAAAGGAAAAATTGTCAAAGGAGCTCATCTTTATGGCGGTGAATTTGGCTTGATGTATCTAAGTGGAGGTGAAACATTTAGTAAACTTGGAACAGCTGTTCAAATGGCTTGGCGTTATTGCGAACGTAAAGGTGTAGATAAAGAGGCCTTTTCTGGGGAAGACGTGTTTGCTTTTGCAAAAGCTGGCGATGAAGTGGCATTAGAAGAGGTTAATAATTTTTATGAGTATTTAACTCAAGGGCTGTTTAGCATTCAATTTTCTCTTGATCCAGAGATGATTGTTTTAGGTGGGGGTGTTTCTGCTAAAAAAGGGTTACTTGATGAAATCAACCAGCGGATGAAAGTAAAACTAGCTCATTTTGAATTACATGATTTTATTCCGCAAATCGTAGCCTGTGAGTTTAAGAATGATGCTAATTTGATTGGAGCGGCAGCAAATTTTTTAGCAAACCAAAATTAA
- the yidD gene encoding membrane protein insertion efficiency factor YidD, whose product MAGNIFIGMVRGYQRFISPGLPASCRYHPTCSQYMIDAIQTHGSIKGITMGTARFLRCHPLTKGGIDYVPLKFSLKRNPDQEYHGPYNYRRNKHNK is encoded by the coding sequence ATGGCAGGAAATATTTTTATCGGAATGGTTCGTGGCTATCAGCGTTTCATTTCCCCTGGGCTTCCAGCTAGCTGTCGCTATCACCCAACATGTTCACAATATATGATTGATGCCATCCAGACACACGGCAGTATCAAAGGGATAACAATGGGAACCGCGAGATTTTTACGATGTCATCCACTGACAAAAGGCGGGATTGATTATGTACCGCTGAAGTTTAGTTTAAAAAGAAATCCGGATCAGGAATATCATGGTCCCTATAATTATAGAAGAAACAAGCACAATAAATAG
- a CDS encoding pectate lyase-like adhesive domain-containing protein, producing MKKTIFLGILGIALFTSFNNGHSVHAQENSNNNQQEILAATVTVSTYEELRNALSNDNGVTTVILANDITLERGIKIHPAKKELTINGQSHTLTEATNGSHGTIYVENNNGTKTINLNNLSILGKNYYGPVNIDDNVYGVTLNYSNITYSGPQLVHNIHGYATFSGTTKAEIKQVMTNSDTPQEFAEALGITIKGSFNLDHQSISDSAFWFGLGNDHIPYFSIEDNADVFINVANNTLFYVDNSSTKPLDISVGQSGKFNVTTIRELFRLGNAGNLIFQNNSKTQINRSTNTTNAPTLKVSGTIKVNKGAIFDINHAPETTANKIVGS from the coding sequence GTGAAAAAAACTATCTTTTTAGGGATTTTAGGCATCGCTTTATTTACAAGTTTCAATAATGGACATTCAGTTCATGCACAAGAAAACAGCAACAATAATCAGCAGGAGATATTAGCAGCAACTGTAACCGTTAGTACGTATGAAGAATTGAGGAATGCTCTTAGTAACGATAATGGTGTAACTACGGTAATATTGGCAAACGACATAACACTTGAAAGAGGGATTAAGATTCACCCTGCTAAAAAAGAATTAACCATTAACGGTCAATCTCATACCTTAACCGAAGCCACAAATGGCAGTCACGGAACAATTTATGTAGAAAATAATAACGGAACTAAAACCATCAATTTAAACAATCTGTCAATTTTAGGTAAAAATTATTATGGTCCAGTAAATATCGATGATAACGTCTATGGTGTTACACTTAACTATTCAAACATCACGTATAGTGGTCCACAATTAGTTCATAATATCCATGGCTATGCTACATTTTCTGGTACCACAAAAGCTGAAATCAAACAAGTTATGACAAATTCTGATACTCCGCAAGAATTTGCTGAAGCTTTAGGGATCACGATTAAAGGTTCGTTTAATTTAGATCATCAATCCATTTCAGATAGTGCTTTCTGGTTTGGCCTTGGTAATGATCATATTCCGTATTTTTCAATAGAAGATAACGCGGACGTTTTTATAAACGTAGCAAATAACACTCTTTTTTACGTAGATAATAGCAGTACTAAGCCCTTAGACATCTCGGTTGGTCAATCTGGTAAATTTAACGTTACAACTATTCGAGAATTATTTAGACTCGGTAATGCCGGAAATCTAATTTTCCAAAATAATTCTAAGACCCAAATTAACCGAAGTACAAATACAACCAACGCGCCAACCCTGAAGGTATCAGGAACGATCAAAGTCAATAAAGGTGCTATTTTCGATATTAATCATGCACCTGAAACAACTGCCAATAAAATAGTAGGAAGCTAA
- a CDS encoding SPJ_0845 family protein, which translates to MGLKFESPNDLDKLFDSFAVDPKKKEMPKEELEKKAIEAKNKKQAKSE; encoded by the coding sequence ATGGGATTAAAATTCGAGAGCCCAAATGATTTAGATAAGTTATTTGATTCCTTTGCTGTTGATCCGAAGAAAAAAGAAATGCCTAAGGAAGAGCTAGAAAAAAAAGCAATTGAAGCTAAAAATAAAAAACAAGCAAAAAGTGAGTGA